CTCCCTCGGCGGGATGTACCGTCACTGGTTCCTCGACTACGCATCGTACGTAATCCTAGAGCGTGCGGTGCCTCACATCGAGGACGGACTCAAGCCGGTGCAGCGACGGGTGCTCTACACGATGCACCTGATGGAAAACGGCACCCTCCACAAGGTGGCTAAGATCGTGGGTGCTACGATGGCTTACCACCCACACGGTGACGCCTCGATCAACGATGCTTTGGTACAGCTCGGTCAGAAGGGCTATCTCATCGACACGCAGGGTAACTGGGGTAACATACTCACGGGCGACGAGGCGGCTGCTGGGCGATACATCGAGGCTAAGCTCTCTAACTTTGCCCTCGAGATACTCTTTGGCGACAAAATTACCCCCTGGATGAAGAGCTACGACGGCAAGTCACGCGAGCCAGTTTACCTGCCCGCCCGCTTCCCCCTACTGCTAGCGCAAGGTGCCGAGGGCATCGCCGTGGGTCTCTCCTGCAAGATCCTACCGCACAATCCCAAGGAACTGATCGAGGCTGCCTGCGCTTACCTGCGTGGAGAGCCTTTTACCCTCTACCCTGACTTCCCCACGGGCGGTATCATCGACGTGGATCGCTACAGCGATGGTAAGCGTGGCGGACAGGTCAAGAGCCGTGCACGCATCGAGCGTATCGAGGATCGTGTGCTGAGTGTGCGTGATCTACCCTTTGGCAAAACAACCTCGACGCTCATTGACTCGATCCTCAAGGCCAACGACAAGGGGCTGATCAAGATCAAGCGCATAGACGATATGACCGCCGAGACGGCCGACATACGCATCTACCTACCCGTAGGGGTCTCGGCCGATAAGACGATCGACGGGCTCTACGCCTTCACCGATTGTGAGGTCTCTATCTCGCCGAATGCTTGTGTCATCGAGGACGACAAACCACGCTTCCTCGGTGTGAGCGACCTGCTACGTCACTCGGTGGAGCATACACGTGGTCTGCTGCAGGAGGATCTGCGTCTACAGCTACACGACCGTCAGGAGGAGTATATGGGTGCTTCGCTAGAGCGGCTCTTCATCGAGCATCGTATCTATAAGTTACGTCCCTTTGAGGAGGCTCCTGATCAGCAGACCGCTCTGGACGTCATTCGCAAGGCTCTAGAGCCTATTGTGGGAGACTCTTTACTAAGGCCCATCACGGACGATGACTTAGCACGCCTCCTAGAGATCAAGATGGCGCGGATCCTCAAGTTTAACCTAGAGAAAAACGAGCAACTCATCCTACGTCTCACTGAGGAGATGGCGCAGATACAGCACCACCTAGACCATATCACCGACTACACGATACACTACTACCACTCTCTGCTAGAGGAGTATGGTGCTGGCTGGGAGCGACGCACACAGATCGGGCACTTCGGAACGATTGAGGCTACGAAGGTGGTTGAGGAGAACCTCAAGCTCTACATAGATCGCAAGATGGGCTTCGCCGGGACTGGCATCAAGGGCGGAGAGTATGTGTGTGACTGTAGCGAGATAGATGATATGATCGTCTTCTTCCGTGACGGCACCTATACGATTACGAAGATTGAGGAGAAGAAGTTCCTCGGCAAGGAGCGTGTCCTACATATTAATAAGTATGTGCGCGGCGACAAGCGCACGATCTACAATGCGATCTATCTGGATGGCAAGACGAAGACCTCGTTTATCAAGCGCTTTCACGTATCAGCCAGTGTGCGTGACCGTGAGTACGACTTGACGATGGGTACGCCAGGCAGCAAGGTGCTCTACTTCTCAGCCAATCCCAATGGAGAGGCGGAGAGCGTGACGATCAAACTGCTCCGCGGAGGCACCTCGCGACGCATCCTCTTCTTTGACAAAGACTTTGCAGACATTGCGATCAAGGGACGCACCGCCAAGGGCAACATCGTGACGCGCGCTCCGATCGAGCGCATATCCCTGAAGGAGCAGGGCGGCTCGACCCTCGGAGGTCGCAAGGTGTGGTTTGACCCAGATGTGAACCGCATCAACTACAACGACCAGGGAGACTACCTAGGCGAGTTTGAGTCTAGCGACCGCATCCTCGTCATTCTGCCTTCGGAGCAGGTCTACACGACCGACTTTGGCGAGAGCAACCACTTTGCCGAGTCGCCCAAGGTCATCGAGAAGTATGACCCCGACAAGGTCTGGAGCGTCATCTACACCACACCGGAGGGGGTTACCTACATCAAGCGTGTCTCTATGCCAGATAGGAAGAAGCCACAACCGATCATAGAGCCCGAGGAGCAGCTCCTGGCACTGACCGATGAGGCTGAGGCGCAGTTTACCCTGATCACGAAGCCGCAAGGACGCAAGAAGGCGGCAACGATCGAGATCGCTGTGACTGAGTACGAGCCGCTCAAGAAGATCTCCGCACGCGGCAAGCGAATCACGGCACTACCTATCGACAGCTTCGAAAAGGTTGAGTCCGTAACTGACGAGACGGAGGAGGCGGAAGAGCTAACCGACGAATAAGCTAAGCGACACGATCTATGAGACAAAGATTACGACAGATACTGCTAGCCCTTTGCGTGGGGCTATCCCTGATGGGTACGGGCCGCTCGCTCTCTGCGCAAGAGGCGGATACGACGGCCACTACTACCACGACTACTACAACTACCACGACTGCCACTACGCCCTACCGGTTGCTTTACCTATCGCACGAATTTCGCTTCGGGTGGAACAAGTTATATAATGAGTACCTCTCACCGCTCTACTACCATGGTCAGTCGCTGGGCTACCGACTCTCGTCAGAGGCGCCGCTCACGCAGTCGCACCCCGAGTGGCTTGTCATGCAGAGCACGCAGCTAGCCTATGCGCAGCTCCTCAACCCGGCACGCACGAGTGCCACCCGGCACCTTGCTTTCGACACGAAGTGGAGCTTCGTGCATCAGTGGCGTCTGCCCTTTGGGATGGTCGTGGGCGTAGGTCCTGGCGTCCTAGTCGAGGGAGCTACCTCTTACAACGGGCGCAACCAAAACAACCCAGCCGATCAGCAGCTCAATGGCGACCTGACGGCACAAGCCTTGGTAGCCTACCGACTACGCATCGGGTGGTTCGTCGCTGACCTGCGCCTGCAGATGACTTCGGCACTGGTGGGTCTAGGCTTCGCACCTTATTATAATGAGTCTTACCTGCAGGCTTACTACTACGACAAGATCATCAATCACTTTGCCCTGCACACTTTCGGCCGGCGCCACTACTACCAGATAGGCGCGTCTCTCGACATCCCTGTATGGCGCATCATGACCCTGCGCATGACCTACGACTACACCGACTCAGCCAGACGTATCCACTCCATCTATCGAGGCTTCTCGGGGCACTATCTAGGAGTGGGTCTAGCCACTTACTTCCGCCCCTTCAGAGGCTACCAAGAGGTACATAATGCCAACCACACGACTGCTATCAGCTTATGAATCTAACGAGACTACATAGCGGGCTGGTCGGCCTGCTACTCTTACCCCTACTGCTAGCCTGCACACCAGAGCCAAAGGAGCAGAGATACACCCGAGACTATCAGACGAACTTTACCGCACTCTGGACAATCCTAGACGAGGGGTACTGCTTCTTTGACGACAAGCTCCCCGCCGCTGGCGACACGACCTGGAGCGACCTCAAGGAGATCTACACGCCGCTGGTACAGCAGTGCCAGTCGGAGGATGAGTTCTTCGACCTGATGGTAGAGCTGATGCGTCACCTCAAGGATGGGCATGTAAACCTCTTCGCACCTTTTGATGTAGGGGGGTGGAACATTTATGAGGGTTCTAGACATTGCCTCGATAGTCGCATACGCAACCTTTACCTGCGACCTCACGCACGTCGTGCTGGCTCTATCTACTATACGCCTATCACCTACAATGGACACGCTGCTGACTCGATCGGCTATATGGTGATCCCCTCTTTCTCATCGGCCATCTCCTTGGCTCATCTACACGCTGTCTTTACCAGGCTGGCGCACTGTCGTGGCTTGATCATCGATATGCGTAGCAATGGTGGCGGACTGCTGAGCAATGCGGATCGTCTGGCTAGCGTCTTGATTCCCTCCGACACGGTCGTAGGCTATATGAGTACGAAGACTGGCCCTGGGCACCAAGACTTCGGTCCGCTCAAAGAGATCAAGCTCGCTCGTGCGCCCATCAGTTGGCAGCGCCCTACGGTGATCCTCGTGGATCGTGGCACTTACAGCGCAGCTAACTCGCTGGTCGCTTATGTCAAGGGGACAACCCACCACGTCCTCTTCATGGGGGATCGTACGGGTGGCGGTGGTGGCTTACCTCGCAGCAGCGAACTGCCCAACGGCTGGTGGCTACGCTACTCCTCCTCGCGTATGTACAACGCTCAGCAGCAAAGCATCGAGGGAGGCATCGAGCCGCACATCATCCAGGAGCAGACAGACGAAGCAACGGCGCAGCAACAAGATGCGCTCATCGAGCGTGCTATCACGATACTCCTCGCAGCAACGAAGTAGCCCACCGCTCACATCTGGAGACTATTGACTTTTGCAACAGTCTCATCGGACCTATACACGCAAAAAGAGCCTCCCATCTCGGGAGGCTCTTTTTGTGACCGCGGCAGGATTCAAACCTGCAACCCTTTGATCCGTAGTCAAAAGCTCTATTCAGTTGAGCTACGCGGCCGATGAAAACTAAACCCTTAAAAAACGACAAACAAGGGGGTTGAAACAATCGGAAGCTCACAAGTGTGAGGCGTTCCTCCCCGTTTGCAGATGCAAAGGTACAACATTTTTCGGAACCTGCAAGTCTTTTCCGCAAAAAACTTTCGACACAGAGAGCAGCCGCCTCCGAAAAACGGCACCAAACAACCAGAGCTACAACGGAATAACCCGTGTCACGACTTCCATTTTCCAAATATCTCAGTCCCCTCTACCGTTGCTCCTTAGAGATCCCCACTCCCCTACAACCATCGTGAGGCTCAACTAATCGTATATAGGTATTCACTCTAGAGCAAATCAGTATAGTTAGGTATTTTCGACAGGAAGAATAGCCCGTAACTTTGCATAGATAAAGGGGAGCTCACAGAGTTGCACCGCTCCCCGATCACCTACTATTCAAATAAACATTTATCTATGCAACAGAAACGACTACGTTTTAGCACATTACTCTTATGCCTCCTGCTCCCGCTCATCGGGCAGCTGCAGGCGCAGACCATAGACTTGGGAGACTTTGCCAATCCCTCGTCACACTTCGACCAGGACATCGGGCAGACGGCGCCCTTTGACTTTGATTACCTCAGCAGCGTCACCCAGCAGATCTATACCGCTGCGGAGCTACAAGGACTAGCGGGCAAGGAGATCACCAAGCTCGCCTTCCAGATCTATCTGTCTGATGGCGAGTCCTACAACACGGAGTACACCAACGACCTCCAGATCTACCTCACCAACGTATCCGACGACCACTTTGAGCCAGTAGCTGGCAAGTATCACTGGCTACCTATCAATGCCGAGCAGGATCTCTACATGAGGAAGACGATCACGCTTGACCTGATGGACTTAACGGTCAATGGTAATCGCGAGACCTCAAAGGCTGGTGTGGACTATCACACGCTAGAGCTAGAGCTAGACAAGCCTTTTGTTTACACAGGGCAGTCTATCCTCCTCTCCGTACGCTCTAAGGCCAGTAAGTCTGCTGTCGAGGGTTCAGTCAGATCCTTTATCGAGTTCTGCAGCTATCCTAAGAATGTCAAAGAGATGCCCGTCCGCACGATCAATAAAGTGACAGACGAAGCTATCAGCGAAGGCTTCGTTGGTGTACTCGGTGAGACCGCTGCTTGTGGACAGAAGGATCGTGCCGTGATGCGTATCACCTTCCGCGATGCCAGCACGCCTCAGCCTAGTTACGACCCGATACACCCTGTCGTACAGCTCACCGAGGCTGGTTCACTGGCTAAGTTGATGCAGGGGATGGATCTCCTCAAGTGCCAGTCCATCACGGTGTCTGGTCCGATGAATGCAGAGGACTGCAAGACAATCCGAGACAACATGGGCAATCTGACAGAGATCAACATCGCAGATGCGACCTTTGCCGAGGATCAGCTCCCCGAGTCGGCCTTTTGCACTATGCCACTCGTTCGCAAGGTGACACTACCCCTCACCCTCAAGGTGGTTGGCGAGAGTGCTCTAGCTCAGATGTATAAGCTGGAGGAGGTTGTCCTAGGCAGTCAGGTGACTAAGATATGCGATAGTGCCTTTGCGAAGAATAGCAGTCTCACCAAGCTCAGTCCGATGCCTGCGCTCACCTCTATTGGCAAACTTGCTTTTAAGGATTGTACCGCACTCACCACATTCCCCTGGCCTGAGACACTGACGACGCTAGACACGGAGAGCTTCTCTGGCTCTGGGCTTACCGAGGTGCGCCTGCCCAATGTTGCTATCATACCTAGCACCTGCTTCGCCAGCTGTAAGGCTCTTGCTAAAGTGTATCTCGGAGCCAAGACGACAGAGGTTATGTATGGCGCATTTGCTCAGTGTACGGCACTGACAGATATTACTGTCGAGGCGGTGCAGCCGCCTAAGGCTCACATCAAAGCCTTCAATGGACTCAAGCCTGCGAACATCAGCACCATCAATCTCTTCGTACCTAATGATGCGCAAGAGGCCTACAAGGCGGCTAATGTTTGGAAGGGATTCCACATCGCTCCCATCCCAGGCACAGAGCCACAGGTCAAGAAGTATCTCCTCACCTATCGTGTCATCGGAGAGCATGGTACCCTAACGGCCACAACGGCTACAGGCGTAGCAATACCTTCGCATACAGAGGTCGAGGAGCATACGCCCGTCACCTTTACCGCAGACCCTGACCGTGACTACGTCGTCAAGAGCTTTAAGATCAATGGTAAAGAGACTCCTATGACCGCTGGTGAGCAAAACATCAAGACGCATGTGTTCAACATCGAAGAAGTCTCTGAGGTAACCGTCGAGTTCGTCCATCGTCCCTATACGGTCACTTACTCTGTACGAGACAATGTGGGAGGTACGATCACAGCCACCTACAAGGGGCAGGCTCTCGAATCAGGAGCTACGACAGCTGCTGGGGAGTCTGAGGCAATCATCTTCACCGCACATCCCGCAGAGCACTACCACGTCAAGAAGTGGGTCGTCAACGGTCAGGAGGGACCCAAGCCTGCTGAAAATAATCAGTGGCAAGTGATCTCTGGCAAGGACTACGTCGTCGAGGTTATCTTCGAGCGCGACAAGGTATACTATATGGTCGATGTATCACAGGAGGGCAATGGTGGTCCCATCTACCTAGAGGTAGGTGGCGTACGTAGTGCACTCAATAGCAAAGTGCCTGAGAATATGGACATCCGCGTCTATGTCGAGCCCGACGAGGGCTACCGTCTAGACCACTGGATGGTCAATAGGGAGCGCATCAACCCTGTCGACGGCTCACTAGAGTACACCACCAAGGCAACTAAGGATCTACGCATCGTAGCCTACTACGCCAAGGAGGAAGAGGGCAACGCCATCGACGCTCCTACGACAGCCAATGCCAACGTAACCATCGCCCTAGAGGGTCAGACGATTACCCTAACCAGCAATACGGATAATGCTCTCGGCACCATCGCTCTCTACGACTACGATGGTCGTCTCATCGAGCAGCGCACCGTAGCCGACAAGCTCTGCACGCTCACCGCACCACAGTCTGGCATGTACCTGCTCTCTATCGGCACAACCACTGCAAAGGTCTGTGTCAAGTAAGGTGCTTATGTAGCACTCACATCAAAGCCCCCTACCCTTACTATGTAGGAGGCAACCCGTCAGGACGCACGGACGTGTCACCCACTCATGGGGTAGGCGCGATCCGTGCGTCCTTTATTGAGACTGTTGCAAAGTCAACAGTCTCACAATCTTGCTTGCAAGATTGTCTAGACTTTGCAGAAAGGATGAAGCGCAAGGCGCTGAGGGTGAGGTCTGAAGGGAACATACCTCCGTATGTAACCGAAGCCGAAAGCAACACAGCAATTCGCCTTTATGCAACAGTCTCTTTTTATTATGGCTGTCCGACTACGCTATTTCGACCCATCTACAGTTTCCTACCTATGAAACTCCAGTTTCACCCATGTAAGACTCTTACCGGACAGCAATGTTTTTATGGGAGGAGGGATTAGAGATTAGAAGACAGAGGCGGGGGATGCTCCATCTGAACACTTTTTCGTACCTTTGCCTCTAGAAGTGGATGAGTCACTAGATCGACGCACTCCTAGGCTGTACAGATATTAGAGTTGCACGATACGATACAGCTTGTATGGAGAGGCTTAGGATCTGCTACGGAGGTAGCTCTGGCTCTGCATCGACCTAGATAATAACGACCGAGCAGAGCGTCCCATATCACACAGGACTGACCCATCACTCAGCCTATTCACACATTACACACCTTACTTAGGTCGACCATCGTGCTAGCCTGCTGTCTCGCCACAGCACCTGCTAGATCGTTGATTCCGTTGCCTCTATCATCTTGCTTGTAGCTCTCCAAAGCTCAGCATGGTAGCCCTTTGCAACAAGTCGTAAGGTGCATTTATCCAGCATAACATCAGTACATCATGCAGAAGTACACCATCGTAGATCTCAATGGTATGACGGAGGATCAACTCAAAGAGATTGCCTCCCAACTAGAGATTACCAAGATGGCCTCCGAAAAGAAAGAGGTCATATACCAAATTCTAGACGCTCAGGCAGAGGCTGTAGCTACCCAGACGGTCGAGCAGCAGCAGAGCAACAAGCGCAAAGAGCGACAGAGCAACTCCCGCAATAACAAAGCCAATAAAGAGGAGAAAAAGGACGCCAAAGACGAGAGCAACAAGCCTGAGCAAAAGAACAAATCAAACTCTCGACAGAACAAGCGCACCGCTAAGACGGACAAGGCAGACGCAACCAACCAGCCCTCTGAGATAGATCGCCAAGAGGCTATCGCTATCGTCGAGGAGGCTGCCGCTACACAGTCTGAGGAGAAGGGCACTAAGCGCAACAATAACCAGCGCAATAATAAGGAGCGCAACAACCGCAATAACAAGCGTCAGGAGCCTGCCAATCAGTCTGACAAATCTGACAAGGAGGAGAAGCGTACTCAAGCTAAGCAAGACGCAGAGGAGGAGCAGCAGGAGGAGACGCCTATGGTCTTTACCCATCCCGACGCAGACTCACTACTGGGCGAGGTGCTGGGCGAGTCCCACAATGATCACAGGGGTCACAAAGAGGCTGAGGCAGACTCTGACGAGCCAGCACAAAAGGGTAAGCAGCAACACAACAAGAGCAAAGAGGTCGAGGAGGAAGAGACTTCATACGACTTCTCCAATATCCTGACCGCTAGCGGACTGCTAGAGGTGTCGCAAGAGGGATACGGCTTCCTCCGTAGCTCAGACTACAACTACTTCCCCTCACCTGACGACATCTACGTCCCTATAGACATCATCAAGAAGTGGCACCTCAAGACGGGTGATGTCGTCGAGGGTAGCATACGTCCACCGAAGGGTAGCGAAAAGTACTTCCTACTACAGAACATCCTACTCGTCAATGGTCGCCACCCCAAGGACAATCTGGATCGGGTCTCCTTTGACATGCTGACGCCTCTCTTCCCAGAGGACAAGTTTAAGCTAGAGTCGCAGGGCATTGCTGCTGTCTACGACAAGACCGCCATGCGCATCGTGGATCTGGTCACCCCCATCGGCAAGGGACAGCGTGGACTCATCGTCGCTCAGCCTAAGACCGGTAAGACGATGCTACTCAAGGACATTGCCAATGCGATCTCTGCCAATCATCCTGAGGTCTACATGATCATCCTCCTGATCGACGAGCGCCCTGAGGAGGTGACCGATATGGCGCGCAATGTCAATGCTGAGGTGGTTGCCTCGACCTTTGATGAGCCTGCCGACCACCACGTGAAGCTCGCTGAGCTGGTACTCGCCAAGGCTAAGAGTATGGTCGAGAGTGGTCACGATGTGCTCATCATGCTAGACTCGATCACACGCCTCGCACGTGCTTACAATACGGTACAGCCTACCTCGGGCAAGATCCTCTCAGGAGGTATCGAGGCGAATGCGCTGCAAAAGCCGAAGCGATTCTTCGGAGCTGCGCGCAACATCGAGCACGGCGGTAGTCTCACCATCTTAGCGACGGCTCTGACCGAGACGGGCTCTAAGATGGATGACGTCATCTTTGAGGAGTTCAAGGGTGCTGGCAATATGGAGCTACAGCTTGATCGTCGCCTGTCCAACAAGCGTATCTTCCCCGCTATCGACATCCTCGCTAGTAGCACCCGTCGTGATGACCTCCTACTAGACTCGACGACGCTACAGCGCATGTGGATCCTACGCAACCACCTATCGGACATGAATACGGTAGAGGCGATGGAGTTCCTCAAGCAGCGCATCGAGCTGACGGAGACCAACTTGGAGTTCCTCGCCTCAATGAACGACTAGGTCTCGATGAGTCACTAGCCGCCAAAGAGTTAACGACAACTATCCGCACTTCCGCTCCGCACCACATGCTCCAGTTCGTGGAGATTGCTTAACTTTGTGGTGAGGAGCGGGAGTCTTCTACCTCCCCTTCTCGAGGGTGCTACACATGTAGCCTCTCTCGACTCGTAATCATCCACTCTTAGCCTGTACATCTCAATGTATCGCATCGGAGATATCTTAGAGCAAGCTCTACTACTGCACGACTGCGTCGTACTCCCTACGATAGGAGCCTTCATCGTGGAGCAAACGCCTCCACTCTATGACAAGGATCTCAATGTCATCACGCCTGCAGGGCAGCGCATCTCATTCAACGCCTCTCTAGTAGATCGTGACGGCATCCTAGACAGTTGCTACGCACGCACCCTAGGACTATCTGTACGCAGAGCGCGCCTAGTGGTAGACTCCGACGTGACCGTGATCAGGCACCAGCTATATCAGTCTGGCTCCCTGACCATCGGCTCCAACCTCGGCACCCTCACACTGCAGGAGAGCGGCGAGCTACTCTTTACTCCCGTACAGGAGCGACAAGGGCTGAGATCGATACACTCTTACGGGCTCTATCCTCAGAGTTGCTTGCTCCCAGCCGTCGCACCAGTCGATCATGTCGCTACGGCGCCTGCCAGTGAGACGAAGAGTGATCGGAAGTATTGGACGATACGTATCAATCGGACTGCGGCCAATTGGGCTGCAGCGGGTGCTATCTGCTTCCTCTGCCTACTACCCATCAGCTCTGACAGTAATCCTGATCGTTACAGTGCGGGCTTCGTCCCCTACGGCTGGCTCGACGAGGCAAGCGTGGTGACGCCAGAGCAAAAGCAAGCCAAGCCCAGCATAGCTCTAGCTCCAAAAGCTGAAACACAGGAAGAGATCGTCTCTACGACTCCTGAGCATGCCGCATCCTCGTCTCTAGTTATCACGCACGACGAAGCTTTACAGCAAGGAAGCCACGCTGTCGTCGTTGGAGTTTTCAAGGGGCCCAAGCGTGCAGAGCAATTTATCGAAGAGGCAGCGGCAGACCAGACTCAGGCCGAAGGAATCTCCCTACAGATCATCCAGGAGTCCTCTCGCTGTCTCGTCATCGCAGGCATCAGTTCCTCTGAGGAGCGTGCAGGCGAGCTACGTCGCTCCGTCTCCGCGCTATCCGACAGCTTCGCTGGAGCGTGGATCTACGCACTTTAGTAGCGTTTTTACCGCCACTACACGAACTCTTAAACAAGCGATAAGAGCCTCTCATATCAGAGGCGTAAGCAGACGCATCACGCCATGAGTGATACGTCTCCACAACCTATTGCGTCGTGGGACTACCCTACGACACTGAGCGAGTGTTGTCTCAAAGCTATCGACAAACTGCTGTGCGACCGCCGATGAGTAGGCAATGGTGGTCAGATCGAAGTTGTACTCAAAGCTTCTAAAGTCTAGGTAGGGTGTCCCCGTCACCACACGCTCCTTATCGATCACCGCATAAGTAGCCTCACGTAGGCCGTCATAGTAGTATATCTCCACGCCAGCCCGTAGCAAGTCGGTAAAGAAGGCGTGCGAAGCCTTAGAAGCCAGCCAGCTACGACCACGGCGAGGAAGAATCACTCGTACCTGCACCCCTGAGAGCGCCGTGGAGATCAGAGCCTGCTGTATGCTAGAGGTGGGGATCAAGACTGGCGACTCGATGTAGAGCGACTGACGCGCCTGCAGGAAGGCATGCGTGAAGATCATCTCTAGCGAGGGGAATTCGTCCGTAGGGTGCGTCGGGAAGATCTGCATCTTGATCGGATCGGCCGTCGTCACGGTAGCGGAGCTCTGCTGTGGCGAGAGCAGTTGTTGTGTCGCCACGTACCAGTCTAGAGCAAAGCTGTACTCCAGTTGCCGTACCACGGCACCAGTCATACGCAGATGAGTCGTCGCCAGTGGTTGCGCCCCTTGAGGCAAATGCTGCAGCTCCGAGAGTAGCACGTTGCCCCCTGTAAAGCCTACGGCACCATCCACCACCACGAGGTTACGATGGTTGCGATAGTTCACGCGGCTCGTAAGCAGCCGAAAGCGTACGGGGAGAAAGGCAGCGACCTCTCCGCCCAACTGCTCCATCCGCTTGCGATAGCGTCGACTCAAGCTTCGTGACCCCACGTCGTCGTAGAGCCAGTAGAGAACTACCCCCTCCTGAATGCGCTCTGCGAGTAGATCTAGCAAAGCGTCCAGCCACAAGCCCTCCTCGATGCGGTACAGCTCGATGTAGACATAGTGCTGCGCCTGTGCGATAGCTTCCCGACAAGCCTCAAGCCACTCGCGACTATCGTCGTAGTGCGTCAGCTCATTAGTCGTGGTCAGGGGCGTATCGGTCAGTCGCTCGATGAGAGCGGATAGCGATGCGAGCTTACGATCGGCGACCTCCTCGACCTCCGTGCTAGGCAGCGACTTAGTCTCTACAGGAGCATCCGAGAGCGACCGTCTCACCTCCACATCGATCAGCTGCTTGCGTCTCAGCGAGTAGCCGAAGATGATGTAGAGCAGGAGTCCCACGACTGGTAGAAAGATGACGACCAGCAACCACGGAATCGAAGAGACCGCACTGCGCTCCTCCCCTAGCACGATCACTATGCCCCCAATGACAGAGAGCAGGTAAAGGAGGAAGAGGAGCTCAGCCATCGCTAGAGGATCGTTAAGTCATACGGATGACTCTCGCTGTAAGCTTCAGCACGAGCCATGATACCTTCAAAACACTCTCCACGGGTTGTCCGTCCGTTCTGCACTGCGACCGCCTCGACCACGCCCGAAGCGCACTTCACACCGTCACTACGTACGATGACCTGGTCGAAGATGAGCTTTACCCCCTCACGTCTGGCACGCAGTGCCGTGTGAAAGGTATCGCCACTCCGTAGCGAGCGATGATAGGTTATAGAGACCTTGTAAACGAAGAGGTCAAGGCCCAAATCGTGCATCTCAGCAAAGCTATCGCCCAGTGCCAGCCAAAACTCGTGGCGGGTGTGCTCCATGTAGCACTGATAGTTGCTATTGTTGACCACGCCCTGGAGGTCGCACTCATAGTCTCGCACCTTGAGCGTGAGACCATACTGATATTTGATTGGTTGTTTCATCTGATATAGTTGTTTCTTTAGTGAAAATGGTTATTCCTAGTTTTATTCCCTACCCCCTGAAGTGCTGTACCTCCGTACGCTCTCTAAAGAGGTAGAGCCGGTCATTCGCCCGCACCTTACGGGGTACAGGGATGGAGATGCGTTGCCCCTTAGTAGCACGAGAGACCGGCTCCAACTCGTAGCGCATCTCCGAGAGCGTCATATCGACCACGCCCGTCGTCGGCCCGATGATCAGGATGCGATCGTCCAGTGCCAGCTCGCCACTCTCCACCTCTATCTCGGCGACTCCTATCTTGCTAAAGTACTTAACAATGTGAGCCACGTACTCCTTCTCACGCACAGCACTAGAGCCAGCAAAAGGTGTCC
The sequence above is a segment of the Porphyromonas vaginalis genome. Coding sequences within it:
- a CDS encoding DNA gyrase/topoisomerase IV subunit A, translating into MDQDNRDIEQEQEMEQTSPTDIDAASTSADPSDEGYVAPEEEEGDGHLHSLGGMYRHWFLDYASYVILERAVPHIEDGLKPVQRRVLYTMHLMENGTLHKVAKIVGATMAYHPHGDASINDALVQLGQKGYLIDTQGNWGNILTGDEAAAGRYIEAKLSNFALEILFGDKITPWMKSYDGKSREPVYLPARFPLLLAQGAEGIAVGLSCKILPHNPKELIEAACAYLRGEPFTLYPDFPTGGIIDVDRYSDGKRGGQVKSRARIERIEDRVLSVRDLPFGKTTSTLIDSILKANDKGLIKIKRIDDMTAETADIRIYLPVGVSADKTIDGLYAFTDCEVSISPNACVIEDDKPRFLGVSDLLRHSVEHTRGLLQEDLRLQLHDRQEEYMGASLERLFIEHRIYKLRPFEEAPDQQTALDVIRKALEPIVGDSLLRPITDDDLARLLEIKMARILKFNLEKNEQLILRLTEEMAQIQHHLDHITDYTIHYYHSLLEEYGAGWERRTQIGHFGTIEATKVVEENLKLYIDRKMGFAGTGIKGGEYVCDCSEIDDMIVFFRDGTYTITKIEEKKFLGKERVLHINKYVRGDKRTIYNAIYLDGKTKTSFIKRFHVSASVRDREYDLTMGTPGSKVLYFSANPNGEAESVTIKLLRGGTSRRILFFDKDFADIAIKGRTAKGNIVTRAPIERISLKEQGGSTLGGRKVWFDPDVNRINYNDQGDYLGEFESSDRILVILPSEQVYTTDFGESNHFAESPKVIEKYDPDKVWSVIYTTPEGVTYIKRVSMPDRKKPQPIIEPEEQLLALTDEAEAQFTLITKPQGRKKAATIEIAVTEYEPLKKISARGKRITALPIDSFEKVESVTDETEEAEELTDE
- a CDS encoding DUF3316 domain-containing protein — encoded protein: MRQRLRQILLALCVGLSLMGTGRSLSAQEADTTATTTTTTTTTTTATTPYRLLYLSHEFRFGWNKLYNEYLSPLYYHGQSLGYRLSSEAPLTQSHPEWLVMQSTQLAYAQLLNPARTSATRHLAFDTKWSFVHQWRLPFGMVVGVGPGVLVEGATSYNGRNQNNPADQQLNGDLTAQALVAYRLRIGWFVADLRLQMTSALVGLGFAPYYNESYLQAYYYDKIINHFALHTFGRRHYYQIGASLDIPVWRIMTLRMTYDYTDSARRIHSIYRGFSGHYLGVGLATYFRPFRGYQEVHNANHTTAISL
- a CDS encoding S41 family peptidase; this encodes MNLTRLHSGLVGLLLLPLLLACTPEPKEQRYTRDYQTNFTALWTILDEGYCFFDDKLPAAGDTTWSDLKEIYTPLVQQCQSEDEFFDLMVELMRHLKDGHVNLFAPFDVGGWNIYEGSRHCLDSRIRNLYLRPHARRAGSIYYTPITYNGHAADSIGYMVIPSFSSAISLAHLHAVFTRLAHCRGLIIDMRSNGGGLLSNADRLASVLIPSDTVVGYMSTKTGPGHQDFGPLKEIKLARAPISWQRPTVILVDRGTYSAANSLVAYVKGTTHHVLFMGDRTGGGGGLPRSSELPNGWWLRYSSSRMYNAQQQSIEGGIEPHIIQEQTDEATAQQQDALIERAITILLAATK